Proteins from a genomic interval of Sander vitreus isolate 19-12246 chromosome 6, sanVit1, whole genome shotgun sequence:
- the LOC144518899 gene encoding 5-hydroxytryptamine receptor 1B, whose amino-acid sequence MIETSTATMLDRTEPAHCTVCCCTLANKILMVLFMVLLIVAILFGNLVTLAVVLGTKHFHTPQGYLKASLAVADLAVGIFVVPLSVYAEVYLMVANSAPEWTSYNSQLVSFHPCNVIGPIFAGCTLVSITTIFLLTIERSIAVLRPLHKDSVITRKRTTILIVLSWVGSFFLAVSPMVFSSEITLEYNSCSRMCNYALGTIDKFPSQAWNILLLFPTFDFTLLGGTVVINVISLSSIRQHSRRRKHLAKTERQSSSKPTFSDIKAAKTIGTLTLAFTASFTPIAVFVVGNVLGNKWCNFSFFAFWILATNSCWNVIIYSVRDQKFRLCAHKLLMPFQRKNSTKV is encoded by the coding sequence ATGATTGAGACCAGCACTGCGACCATGTTGGATCGAACTGAGCCGGCACACTGCACCGTGTGTTGCTGTACGCTGGCCAACAAAATCCTCATGGTGCTCTTCATGGTGCTGTTGATCGTCGCCATCTTGTTTGGGAACTTGGTGACTCTGGCTGTGGTTCTCGGCACGAAACACTTCCACACGCCGCAGGGTTACCTGAAGGCTTCCCTGGCTGTGGCTGACCTGGCCGTGGGGATTTTCGTGGTGCCGCTCTCCGTCTACGCCGAGGTCTACCTCATGGTGGCCAACTCGGCACCGGAGTGGACGTCCTACAACTCGCAGTTAGTGAGTTTCCACCCGTGCAACGTCATCGGTCCCATCTTTGCCGGGTGCACCTTGGTCTCCATCACGACCATTTTCCTGCTGACGATCGAGAGGAGCATCGCTGTGTTGCGGCCGCTGCACAAGGACTCTGTGATTACACGGAAAAGGACCACGATCCTCATCGTCCTCTCCTGGGTAGGGAGCTTCTTCCTGGCGGTGTCACCGATGGTTTTCAGCAGCGAGATCACTCTAGAGTACAACTCCTGCAGCCGGATGTGTAATTACGCGTTGGGGACCATTGACAAGTTCCCCAGCCAGGCCTggaacatcctcctcctcttccccacGTTTGACTTCACCCTCCTCGGGGGAACGGTGGTCATTAACGTCATCTCTCTGTCCAGCATCAGGCAGCACTCGAGGCGCAGGAAACATCTGGCCAAGACCGAGCGCCAAAGCAGCAGCAAACCTACGTTTTCTGACATCAAAGCAGCCAAAACAATCGGGACGCTGACTTTGGCATTTACCGCCTCATTCACCCCTATCGCCGTCTTTGTGGTCGGGAACGTTTTGGGGAATAAATGGTGCAACTTTTCCTTTTTCGCCTTCTGGATTTTGGCCACCAACAGTTGCTGGAATGTCATCATTTACAGTGTGAGGGATCAGAAGTTCAGACTTTGCGCACACAAGCTCCTCATGCCTTTCCAGAGAAAAAACTCAACCAAAGTCTAA